A window of Rhipicephalus microplus isolate Deutch F79 chromosome 8, USDA_Rmic, whole genome shotgun sequence genomic DNA:
tgcggcacaaagcgagcacgtcctgaatgtacgtgaggtatgattcggtgcacgtctgaactcgacgtgcgagctcgttttgggcggcgcgttgacttcccacaggcctgccaaatagctcccggagcttttgcttgcataactcccagctagtcagttcttcctcgtgcgtctcgtaccagacctttgcggtacctctgagataaaaaatcacgttggccagcatgagcgttggatcccatcgcatacgtacacccactcgttcgtatgacttcagccaggcttctacgtcaatgccatcagtgccagaaaaggtacctggatctctcgggggctccaagatgagggttgacggtccagttggagaaagcacggacgtagttggagaaggcacggtagacggggaagggtcggcattgttgactgcagtcgccatgggggagaccactaggcgcccgctacgaagctccgttttgcgtgaagtgagtaccccgcacctcccaccaatgatgttacgggagaataactttactttataaaacgaggaataaactcggtggtggacaagatggcgcccagttggctcacagatctgacaacatcgtcctcctctttgtcttcttcgtcgttctcatcctaccgttacaatataAACCTAACCCTGTTTTTATGTGGGACTTCAGCTGTTGCTTTCGGGGTTCCTCAAGGAAACAGGATGTGTTACCTATAAGGTGGATTGCATGTTCTCGAAGCACCTTAATTTGAAACGcccgaaaaagaaaataatgcgAAATTGTGGCTATATTTCATTCGGATATAAAACGAAGTTTTATATGTTGGGAATAAACAGAGCTTCGGCACAGTAAATATTACTGATTTTCATGGCATCATTACAGTTCAATGCAATCTATTAGTAATataaaattaccaaaaaattcaTGCAATGATAAAAAAGCACTACTTTCTTTAACTATGAGAATCGGACAATCTATGGCGAATGGCACCCTTGTATATTTTTATGTTATTGAAGACCGGTCAATCTGATAATTATCTTTGTGGCAACTGCAGGTTGAGCGAATCTGGATATGGCTGCAGTTGATGCTTCATTGCTGTTCATTGCACTACTGGTGAGCTTTTGTACAGAAACCTTTGAAGCTGGCGGATGGACTGAAGTCATCCCACCAAACACTCATGAGACCCATGCACTAGCGGAATACGCCTACATGGTTAGAAGGGGTCTGCATGCTCGAGGCGTTACTTTTCTCGTAACGCGAGCTAGATGGAAGGTATGTTCAAAAGAGTGTTTTGTGCATTCAATATTGAAGTTTTTTCtaatgggccaaacgtacttggtAAGAGATGAGGCAGTACTTAGCGGTGTAATAATTTCAATTCCAATGGGTTCGAGTGGTAGACAGGTTTTCGTGAGGGTGTGCGAACAAGTGCCTTAATTAAGACCAGGCCACCGGTTGAAACAGAAATTgggacaaccgctaagttgtgtttcgctctcgctctctctctagctgtatatatatatatatatatatatatatatatatatatatatatatatatattacgtatGGCAAGTCAAGGTAACTTAAGGGGTGGGGTTTTAATGCGCACCGAGTCCACGATCACAGTATCATGATGATCACCATTGCACCATTATGGCAttatggctcgtacccactcagggaaATCGCAGTAGAAGCAACATCGTCTTCCTTTTCTACCCGCGCTtctcttgtttttcctggtagtgacacTTCGTATGCTTCCTCCAGcttcagacgaagccctctgggcgagtcattttTGTATCCTTAGactaaacggcttcaggcgggcaacgtgcgtcacctctgtcttgcatgaacgtcggcgactagtggtgacacgtgcaatttatTAGCTGACCCcgctgagacgatggagtatcACGAACGGACTAGGGTAGTGTGCCAGtggcttttggctcaagccacgtctgcgtattggtgtccacaaccacactaAATCGCCGGGGTCAAAGGTGCATGccggtgttgactgtcgtagcgagttttggaggactctttTTCTGCTAGTGTACGTAAGCATTCAAGTCGACGTGGCTCTTGCGCACGACACAAATTTCCGCAATCGTTAAATCGTAATGGACggcaaaaggaaagatagtgtcctgCGTATGTCGAGGTGAACGAACCTGTCATATCGTGTTTcgccgtgttgaaggcgtacgtgaagaatggtaatacttcatcctAGTTTTTTTGGTTGGAGGTGACATACATTGACGACATGTTGATAAACGTTCGCTTTCtgcactcggtgaggccgttagtttgtggatgatatgcAGTTGAGTGTCGgcacttggaggcacacaaacaaaGTAATGATTCCataatatcagcggtaaattgtcgtctaCTGTCACCTATTATTACGTGAAGTGGCCCGTGTTGGAGGATGTCTGATTGCAACAGGAACTcagaaacctggactgccgtggcggaaGATAAGGCAACCAtttcgcagtaccgcgtcaggtagttgTCGCATACAATAATCCACCGgctaccttttgaggagcgtcgAAATAGtaccatcagatcaatgccgacctttccaaagggggaaccgggaggctttacggCTTGTAAGTGACCAACTGAACCCGAagtgggccgcttgtggctctggcactgcgtacagtTGGCCACATAGTTTtgaattgtcttgctcattttcggccagtagaaccgctctttcgcgcgactaagtgttcgtgcggttcCTATATGACCGGAGTTCGAGTCATCATGCGTgtgacgcagaacagacgtttagagggacgcaggaacaacgagcagaaagcgggcgcccatcgtggacaagtttctctggtaaagtagaccatttcggacgcagaatcggccttcgcttaattTCTTTCTTGCTCCAGGGAAGAGATCTTTCAAGTTTGGGTCAATACGCGGCACAGCAGCCAAAGTCACGACATCGGGAAAGCCggacgacagagaagcgataaggtggtcaaagttatcgacTTCACAGTCTGTTGTCGgcagcggcattctggagaggtaATCTGCATCAGcttgtagacggccagtcttttATGAAATAGTGAAGACATATTCTCGCAAACGAATAGCCCATCAAGCGAGGTGGCCGgctgggtcacgaaggttgaccagccaacacagggaatggcgatctgtgacgatagtgaacgggcgaccatagatgtatgagcgaaaccgttgtaCGGCAAATACTACCGCtataggcattcctgttcggtcactgtgtagttgcgttcaggatggcttaaagaacgacttgcgtatgccacaacgtgttccttcttggcagaacgctgaacgagaacggcaccaaTACCGGTGTCATTTGCGTCTGTgcgaatttccgtgggcgacgaaagattgaagtgccgaagtactggctgcgaagttaacaaacacttcagctggtgaaaagcggcatcacactcggaggtccactgaaacgcgCTGTTCTTGCCTAGAAGTTCGTCAGAGGGTGAACGACATCTGCAAATCTGGGTATGAACCGGCGGAAATACGTGCGAAGaaccgatgaagctacgcagtcgTTTCACAGATTCAGGAccctcgaacgattcaacggccgctgtcttcTGTGAGTCAGGTCTAATCCCATCTTTGTCGACAAATTATCCCAACATCAATGTCtatcgctcgccaaagtggcactttttccaattcaatacaaggccagctttttcgatgcagttgagcacgaggtctaggcggatattgtgctcctcaaacgtacgtccaaaaattacgacatcgtcgaggtaacacatgCTTGTTAGCCATTTTAAACctcgcaatatagagtccataaatctttcgaatgtcgcaggggcaTTGCATattccgaatggcataacgttgaactcgtaaagtctatcggttgtaacaaatgccgtctttttTGTCAGCTGCGTACATCGAAATTTGCCAGTAACATAATCTGAGGTCAACGGATGAAATGTAGGACGTGGAATGCAGActgtctagagcgtcatcgatccgaggcagtggatagacgtctttcttggtagcgaaattcagtcggcggtaatcaacgcaaaatctccacgtaccatcctgctttttcactagaatgacgggagcagccgaCGGGCTtcccgattcctgtattattctcTTCCCgagcatttcttggacttgctcgtcgatgatcttgcgctccgatggtgccactcggtaaggtttctgcctaatagAATTCGCGGACTCGGTGTGGATCTGCTGACGTAACCGGGACGCTGgaattaagggcctttggctacTTTTAGAAAAATTGAACACTTTTGAGTGCTTAGATAGAACGTCGCGCAGTGTATCatgttcgctttggtcaagtgacttgcagACCATTTGTATTGATTGGGCATCCTATGAACTTTCTGAGCCTAGATGTttttttggcttgtagcatcaacaagctcAACCAGCGTCGTAGATGATTCGGctctaaatactgcgtgttttagtCCGCCTGGCAAaactgcaggctccatggaactgtagcttgtccacacacctgcccgtccatcaaggACTGACACTGTACAATGGGAAATGAgtatgttctttttcaggcatgcaaAGGGGATTAGTTCAAGCATGGTGTAAAACGTGCCACAGCTGTTACTGGAACATATCACGgcaacacacacagcagaaaatgcaggaaagactgtgtccacggagacgaaaaagatgcatttcTTCGGACAGGAATTTTCCAGTAGCGCCATTGCGAAAGTACCGTGTgtagaaagatgcccacttctgcagtctacagttgcgcCAACCTGACACAAGAAACCGATACCCAatataacgtcatgtgtagaccacggaataaccgcaaactctgtgcaaaacaccttgccacacagcgagacgtccacagtacaatatcccacccgagacaacacgtcaccacttacaccacaaAATGTCACTCAACGGTTCAGGCCAAACATCACTTTTAGTCCTAGCAGGTTCCTAAAATTTccactcatcaccgagactgtcgcgcctgttccacaagtgccatagtagccactccatcgacaactacattACCTTTTTTCATCAACATAAACGCTGATGGGGGTATATCTGTATATAGCACCTGCGATCTCGTGGCCTCACCCCCACTGACCacgccgactagttttccggcggtgGTGTCCGTACGCGTCGCCGTGGCGATGGTAATAGTGGAGCACGtggagctggtggtggcgtcaaacttcgatcagaggccatCGAGTGGTAGTTTGACCCGGTAGGTACGCGTGGCTTCTGTGACGTGGAGAGCGCTTGGTCGGAAGgttggtgagacatgtaccaagactgtcgctgatatgggcggtggtcacaaaaacgcgCGATGGGACCAGGgacaccacagttgtagcacaccggaattggtcgaggggcacgtggctgctcagagtagcgactcctctcggaaggcatgggatagaggggccgcccttcaggggcactgtaggcaggcgatgttgggtaaacaggcgggcCAAAACTTCATTCGTACTTTGGAGGTGGTTGACGtgggaatccagcctgccgtgtgccttgatattcataagtgtctgctgcgttgatcgatggataccatggtggaagagaaacaggcGTCCACACGCGTTCTGGTTCGCTTGCGTACGCATCCTGAAAAATtctggggcgatgataggtctgctgacaatgaagcagctcttctctgacgatctgccatatggtcaaagcaaggtcgttaggtgGCACTGTTTCAACGCTAGCCACAGAGGGAACGTTGTACAGGCGGCCTGCTTTCGGAGAAACTCGTCGCATCTTGAGAGAGTtaaaggtacgacagtgcttcatcacgtcggacacggagttcaagcagtcttgcCCAGTtagaaaattgtacacgtctttggctatacccttgagaacatGTCCAACCTTGTCTTTTTCAGACATCCTTGAATTCACGATGTTGCACAGCTTCAAGGTTCCTTCAATGTACGTCACACATGTTTCTcatggaagctgtgccctctgtgAGAATACCTGCTctgcgcgtttcttctttgcgtccaaatcaccgaagcacttctgcacttcttcaacaaaacgatCCAAAGTCATGAACATgtactcgtggttctcgtaccacgtgagGGCGGTGTCAATTAATGAGAATacaacatgattgagctgttcatTCGATTCCCAGCAAGTTACCCCAccgtacgtatatatatatatatatatatatatatatatatatatatatatatatatatatatatatatatatatatatatatatatatatatatatatatatatatattatttatttatttatatatatatatattgtgagcgctgactatgtacttcatcttcatctgtatgataAAACccttgtagtgatcatcatcgtaatTCACGCGGGCTGGGTTTCTTGGGCTTGTGCATCTGCATTGGAAATACAACCTGGttgctacatatatatataatgagactAACTGACATtattggcaaggaaagtataggggaagtaattagacccaattgtattgtaaatgtgaataaaaaaaagtgggtgaaagataaCCTCTCTGAGCATGAACCGATCGGTTCCTGCTCAGGGCAAGTTTGATTATTTCAATGCCCCGGTATCATGTTCATCTTACTTTGGCCTTGCACCACGTGCGATTGATCGCGTTATATTTTTAAATATACGTCAACACATGCAAGTTTTATTCTGTTTAAAACATCTTGCAAGTAACGCTCTCCAAACGCGAGAGTATTCCCGCTTCCTTGGAACAGAAATTAGATGTTGGCGCTTGTGTATAGCCCTTCTTGTGTTGCCACATTTGCGCCTTAGTCCTTCTGTTAAGCTAACACCGATGTTTTTTGTCATCAATGAATATCAGTAAACAATATATTTGTATAAAACATGCACCTGTTCAACTGGTGTTCATGCGTATAACGTTTGCACATATCGCTAGCATTAGTACGTAAAGTCTCATTAAAAAAATACATTAAACTCACCTTCCATTCACATGTTTTGCATGACATCCTTTCCCAAGGTACGCGCATTATGCCCAATTTTTCGTATGCAAAAGGCAAGGGGTGCGATATCGGTGGCTTTTTAACGCAATTATTTCATGGGATAAACTGGATGAAAAGccctgaaaagaaaacaaaaaggccTTTGGTGGTAAATGCCGATGCCTGAGCTGACAATTGTAGTGAAGCTGACAGAGATACTGTTTGAACCCTGTCATATCGAGCGTTCTATTTTAGGAGGCTTAGCACCCCATTTTCAAGCTCCTAAGAACATTCTTTATGAAGTAGGCCAGCAAGGCGTACATGTTAAGCGTCAATGCAAGGAGAACAAGTGAATGCATATTTAATGCTAGAGACATTCATTGATTCCATTTTGCAGTATCATGTGGCTGCATGTTTGGCCATGTGTAGACAGACATCTAAGTAAGCATGTTAAAATCAGTGGTAGAAAGTAGCCTGTAATCAAGCTGCGAAGTTcaatgtctgtttttttttcaaataattcaTGACTCCGTCGGCCAAACCTTATCATTAACAACCGTCTGTA
This region includes:
- the LOC142768486 gene encoding uncharacterized protein LOC142768486 isoform X1, with translation MAAVDASLLFIALLVSFCTETFEAGGWTEVIPPNTHETHALAEYAYMVRRGLHARGVTFLVTRARWKVQRGMVYNITFIVFFQNTMREKCFTEVVLPPVHLLRLRRRVTKFWCRPVP